The Anabaena sp. WA102 genome contains a region encoding:
- a CDS encoding secondary thiamine-phosphate synthase enzyme YjbQ, producing MTNSSIRLDQQSIKVQTTGKSLCQITPQVQAVITESGITAGICNLFIRHTSASLLIQEEDAKPDVETFFAKLVPENGQYLLAGQGLDDMPAHIRSALTHTSEQVPIAQGLLQLGRLQDIYIWEHRQSGYIREVVINILGY from the coding sequence ATGACCAACTCATCTATAAGACTTGACCAACAATCAATCAAGGTACAAACTACTGGTAAATCTCTATGTCAAATTACGCCCCAAGTCCAAGCAGTCATTACAGAATCGGGAATTACAGCAGGAATTTGTAACCTTTTTATCCGTCATACTTCCGCCAGTTTATTGATTCAAGAAGAAGATGCCAAACCCGACGTGGAAACCTTTTTTGCGAAGTTAGTTCCCGAAAATGGTCAATATCTTTTAGCCGGACAAGGTTTAGATGATATGCCGGCACATATTCGCTCTGCCCTTACCCATACCTCTGAACAAGTTCCGATTGCTCAAGGTCTTTTGCAGCTAGGACGTTTACAAGATATTTATATCTGGGAACATCGTCAGTCTGGTTACATCCGTGAAGTCGTTATCAATATATTGGGATATTAA
- a CDS encoding DegT/DnrJ/EryC1/StrS family aminotransferase, with the protein MSQLLTINQIPFVNLKSQHAAIKSELLAAMGEVLDDGNFILGEQVAEFERQFAQLCGVRYAVGVNSGTDALIFALKALGIRSGDEVITVPNSFVASATCIRILGAKPVFVDVGDDYNIDPTKIATAITPKTKAIIPVHLTGRPCNMKPILDIAQENGIAVVEDAAQSVLAEYQGQRVGSLGIVGCFSLHPLKNLNACGDGGVIVTDDSELYDQLKIMRNIGLRTRDDCVMWSHNSRLDTLQAAILLVKLRYLQEWTQQRQENAHYYQSQLAGIPQIIMPWEREWEKCVYHTFVIQAERRDQLRQFLSDRGIGTAIHYPVPIHLSTAGKELSYPAGSFPVAEMQASRILSLPIYPGLTVQELEQVCENIKLFYQ; encoded by the coding sequence ATGTCACAACTATTAACCATTAATCAAATACCCTTCGTTAATCTTAAAAGTCAACACGCTGCCATAAAGTCTGAGTTACTAGCAGCAATGGGTGAAGTCCTTGATGATGGCAACTTTATTTTAGGCGAGCAAGTTGCAGAGTTTGAGCGTCAGTTTGCTCAATTGTGTGGCGTTCGTTATGCAGTTGGTGTTAATTCTGGGACAGATGCCTTAATTTTTGCACTCAAAGCACTTGGTATTCGTTCTGGTGATGAAGTTATTACTGTCCCTAATTCTTTCGTGGCTTCAGCTACCTGTATTCGCATACTTGGTGCTAAACCTGTATTCGTTGATGTGGGCGATGATTACAATATTGATCCAACTAAAATCGCCACAGCTATTACTCCCAAAACAAAGGCAATTATCCCTGTACATCTGACGGGAAGACCTTGTAACATGAAACCAATTTTAGATATTGCCCAGGAAAATGGAATAGCTGTAGTGGAGGATGCCGCCCAATCTGTACTGGCTGAGTATCAAGGTCAACGAGTAGGTTCTTTGGGAATAGTGGGTTGTTTCAGTTTACACCCCCTGAAAAACTTAAATGCTTGTGGAGATGGAGGAGTAATAGTAACGGATGATTCCGAACTGTATGACCAGTTAAAAATTATGCGGAATATTGGTTTACGAACTCGTGATGACTGTGTGATGTGGTCTCATAATTCTCGCTTAGATACTCTACAAGCAGCTATTCTGTTAGTTAAATTGCGTTACCTCCAGGAATGGACACAGCAACGTCAAGAAAATGCTCACTATTACCAAAGTCAACTTGCGGGTATTCCTCAAATCATAATGCCATGGGAACGAGAGTGGGAAAAATGCGTTTACCACACCTTTGTTATTCAAGCTGAACGGCGTGATCAATTGCGTCAATTTTTGAGCGATCGCGGTATCGGTACAGCAATTCATTATCCAGTGCCAATTCATCTATCTACAGCAGGTAAAGAATTAAGCTATCCAGCAGGGAGTTTTCCTGTCGCAGAAATGCAAGCAAGCCGCATCCTGAGTTTACCTATTTACCCAGGACTAACCGTTCAGGAACTTGAGCAAGTTTGTGAAAACATTAAGTTATTCTATCAATAA